One Calliopsis andreniformis isolate RMS-2024a chromosome 9, iyCalAndr_principal, whole genome shotgun sequence genomic window carries:
- the LOC143183171 gene encoding phospholipase A1-like encodes MMQIMSKYTAAVILILSFFIICSLCQDESTTKSNSVLGAIPSCVFGVKTISYYLYTRDMPLGKVVHMNDDDIPLHKNRNVVFCVHGFVAEANDTEFFNLTRALLQNSDINVFSVNWDQASCSSALSLTNYLVYGSAVKNVPAVGQDVAEFSMMLAKKYGVALNEIVLIGHSLGAHVVGFAGKYVQKKAKTTYAHILGLDPAAPAYLGQSCRHRLCKRDARFVTALHTSLLVGYRPAIGTDDFYFNGGINQPGCQNPSCDHTRAITYTIISINSPKCYLGVRWKLDSLFVPNSNQCTENTCSYVGLQTPEEPATGVFYVQITNDKPYCTA; translated from the exons ATGATGCAGATTATGAGTAAATATACAGCTGCTGTCATTTTAATATTGTCCTTTTTTATAATCTGTTCACTTTGTCAAG ATGAGAGTACAACTAAAAGCAACAGTGTTCTTGGTGCAATCCCAAGTTGTGTGTTTGGTGTGAAAACAATATCGTACTATTTGTACACAAG AGATATGCCACTCGGAAAAGTAGTCCATATGAACGATGATGATATACCCTTACACAAAAACAGAAACGTTGTATTTTGTGTACACGGGTTTGTTGCTGAAGCTAACGACACGGAATTCTTTAACTTAACACGTGCTCTATTACAAAAC AGCGATATTAACGTTTTCTCTGTGAATTGGGACCAAGCATCCTGTAGCAGTGCACTCAGTCTAACAAACTACCTTGTCTATGGAAGTGCTGTCAAAAACGTTCCTGCAGTTGGTCAGGATGTTGCCGA aTTCTCTATGATGTTGGCAAAAAAGTACGGTGTAGCTTTGAATGAGATTGTGCTAATCGGACACAGTCTCGGCGCTCATGTAGTAGGATTTGCAGGAAAATATGTTCAAAAAAAGGCAAAGACAACGTATGCGCACATTTTGGGTCTCGATCCTGCGGCGCCCGCTTACCTCGGGCAGAGTTGTAGACATAGACTTTGTAAACGGGATGCACGCTTTGTGACAGCTCTTCATACATCACTTCTAGTGGGCTATCGCCCTGCAATTGGTACAGATGACTTCTATTTTAACGGTGGTATTAATCAACCAGGAT GTCAGAACCCGTCTTGTGATCACACTAGAGCCATAACGTACACAATAATTTCTATAAATTCTCCGAAATGCTATCTTGGAGTACGCTGGAAACTCGATTCACT TTTTGTTCCAAACTCAAATCAATGTACTGAGAATACTTGTTCGTATGTTGGATTACAGACGCCAGAGGAACCTGCGACAGGAGTGTTTTATGTACAAATAACTAACGACAAACCATACTGTACCGCATAA